Proteins encoded together in one Apus apus isolate bApuApu2 chromosome Z, bApuApu2.pri.cur, whole genome shotgun sequence window:
- the IL11RA gene encoding interleukin-11 receptor subunit alpha isoform X1 gives MHSPIPGLGRVMVFLAAALASASLAVPEGWGEEGVQYGQVGTDVTLLCPGARDSSQVQWRRAGAAALPEGSAIQEGALVLPRASLATAGTYSCHSEDGGLLHAVSLRMGHLPGVPFVSCRASDYENFSCSWTSSVETFLPTRYITTYRKKSLTGEERRRNKNGHMGPCLQDPSQPGTCTVHGSEFWSSYRLNITEVNPLGSSFRLLDITMQAIIKPDPPEGLVVEPIPLAPRRLLVSWKYPSSWPKEPHFQLRFRLQYRPVIHRSWSVVETVNLSEVITDAFAGLEHVVQVSAKDFLDAGNWSDWSVEARATPVTDPATVAIEETTTDTSLESLAEEPSQAPNPEPINRSEPLEKTAILVSLGIFAFFVLAAALVITILIWLRARKHSKDETKPHNFLVAATHLKARPTGAQIL, from the exons ATGCACAGTCCCATCCCAGGCCTGGGCAGGGTGATGGTGttcctggcagcagccctggcgTCTGCCTCCCTCGCTGTTCCCgagggctggggagaggaag gTGTGCAGTACGGACAGGTGGGGACAGATGTGACCCTGTTGTGTCCTGGTGCCCGTGACAG ctcaCAGGTGCAATGGAGACgggcaggtgctgcagcactgccagaggGCTCGGCCATCCAGGAGGGAGCCCTGGTGCTGCCCCGTGCCAGCCTGGCCACTGCGGGAACCTACAGCTGCCACAGCGAGGACGGTGGCCTCCTGCACGCCGTGTCCCTGCGCATGGGGC ACCTGCCGGGGGTCCCATTTGTGTCCTGCAGAGCGTCTGACTATGAGAATTTCTCCTGCTCCTGGACCTCCAGTGTGGAGACTTTCCTCCCCACCAGATACATCACGACCTACAG GAAGAAGTCGCTGACGGGTGAAGAGAGGCGGAG GAACAAGAACGGGCACATGGGGCCATGCCTGCAGGATCCATCCCAGCCTGGCACCTGCACTGTCCATGGGTCAGAGTTCTGGAGCTCCTATCGCCTGAACATCACTGAGGTGAACCCGCTGGGCTCCAGCTTCCGTCTCCTTGACATCACCATGCAGGCCATCA TTAAGCCAGACCCTCCAGAGGGCTTGGTGGTGGAGCCCATCCCCCTGGCCCCACGGCGGCTCCTTGTGAGCTGGAAGTACCCTTCCTCTTGGCCCAAGGAGCCCCACTTCCAGCTCAGGTTCCGGCTCCAGTACCGGCCAGTCATCCACCGCTCCTGGTCCGTG GTGGAGACAGTAAACCTCTCCGAGGTGATCACGGATGCCTTTGCTGGGCTGGAGCACGTGGTCCAAGTCAGTGCCAAGGATTTCCTGGATGCGGGGAACTGGAGCGACTGGAGTGTGGAGGCCCGGGCAACACCAGTCACAG ACCCAGCCACCGTGGCAATAGAAGAAACCACTACCGACACCAGCCTAGAGAGCCTGGCTGAGGAGCCCTCCCAGGCTCCCAACCCTGAGCCCATCA ACCGCAGCGAACCCCTGGAGAAGACAGCCATCCTGGTGTCCCTCGGGATCTTCGCCTTCTTCGTACTGGCTGCTGCTCTTGTCATCACCATCCTCATCTG GCTCCGTGCGAGGAAACACAGCAAGGATGAAACCAAACCCCACAACTTCTTGGTTGCTGCCACCCACTTGAAGGCAAGGCCAA CAGGGGCTCAGATCCTGTAG
- the IL11RA gene encoding interleukin-11 receptor subunit alpha isoform X2, with amino-acid sequence MHSPIPGLGRVMVFLAAALASASLAVPEGWGEEGVQYGQVGTDVTLLCPGARDSSQVQWRRAGAAALPEGSAIQEGALVLPRASLATAGTYSCHSEDGGLLHAVSLRMGHLPGVPFVSCRASDYENFSCSWTSSVETFLPTRYITTYRKKSLTGEERRRNKNGHMGPCLQDPSQPGTCTVHGSEFWSSYRLNITEVNPLGSSFRLLDITMQAIIKPDPPEGLVVEPIPLAPRRLLVSWKYPSSWPKEPHFQLRFRLQYRPVIHRSWSVVETVNLSEVITDAFAGLEHVVQVSAKDFLDAGNWSDWSVEARATPVTDPATVAIEETTTDTSLESLAEEPSQAPNPEPINRSEPLEKTAILVSLGIFAFFVLAAALVITILIWLRARKHSKDETKPHNFLVAATHLKARPRAQIL; translated from the exons ATGCACAGTCCCATCCCAGGCCTGGGCAGGGTGATGGTGttcctggcagcagccctggcgTCTGCCTCCCTCGCTGTTCCCgagggctggggagaggaag gTGTGCAGTACGGACAGGTGGGGACAGATGTGACCCTGTTGTGTCCTGGTGCCCGTGACAG ctcaCAGGTGCAATGGAGACgggcaggtgctgcagcactgccagaggGCTCGGCCATCCAGGAGGGAGCCCTGGTGCTGCCCCGTGCCAGCCTGGCCACTGCGGGAACCTACAGCTGCCACAGCGAGGACGGTGGCCTCCTGCACGCCGTGTCCCTGCGCATGGGGC ACCTGCCGGGGGTCCCATTTGTGTCCTGCAGAGCGTCTGACTATGAGAATTTCTCCTGCTCCTGGACCTCCAGTGTGGAGACTTTCCTCCCCACCAGATACATCACGACCTACAG GAAGAAGTCGCTGACGGGTGAAGAGAGGCGGAG GAACAAGAACGGGCACATGGGGCCATGCCTGCAGGATCCATCCCAGCCTGGCACCTGCACTGTCCATGGGTCAGAGTTCTGGAGCTCCTATCGCCTGAACATCACTGAGGTGAACCCGCTGGGCTCCAGCTTCCGTCTCCTTGACATCACCATGCAGGCCATCA TTAAGCCAGACCCTCCAGAGGGCTTGGTGGTGGAGCCCATCCCCCTGGCCCCACGGCGGCTCCTTGTGAGCTGGAAGTACCCTTCCTCTTGGCCCAAGGAGCCCCACTTCCAGCTCAGGTTCCGGCTCCAGTACCGGCCAGTCATCCACCGCTCCTGGTCCGTG GTGGAGACAGTAAACCTCTCCGAGGTGATCACGGATGCCTTTGCTGGGCTGGAGCACGTGGTCCAAGTCAGTGCCAAGGATTTCCTGGATGCGGGGAACTGGAGCGACTGGAGTGTGGAGGCCCGGGCAACACCAGTCACAG ACCCAGCCACCGTGGCAATAGAAGAAACCACTACCGACACCAGCCTAGAGAGCCTGGCTGAGGAGCCCTCCCAGGCTCCCAACCCTGAGCCCATCA ACCGCAGCGAACCCCTGGAGAAGACAGCCATCCTGGTGTCCCTCGGGATCTTCGCCTTCTTCGTACTGGCTGCTGCTCTTGTCATCACCATCCTCATCTG GCTCCGTGCGAGGAAACACAGCAAGGATGAAACCAAACCCCACAACTTCTTGGTTGCTGCCACCCACTTGAAGGCAAGGCCAA GGGCTCAGATCCTGTAG
- the IL11RA gene encoding interleukin-11 receptor subunit alpha isoform X3, whose product METGRCCSTARGLGHPGGSPGAAPCQPGHCGNLQLPQRGRWPPARRVPAHGAASDYENFSCSWTSSVETFLPTRYITTYRKKSLTGEERRRNKNGHMGPCLQDPSQPGTCTVHGSEFWSSYRLNITEVNPLGSSFRLLDITMQAIIKPDPPEGLVVEPIPLAPRRLLVSWKYPSSWPKEPHFQLRFRLQYRPVIHRSWSVVETVNLSEVITDAFAGLEHVVQVSAKDFLDAGNWSDWSVEARATPVTDPATVAIEETTTDTSLESLAEEPSQAPNPEPINRSEPLEKTAILVSLGIFAFFVLAAALVITILIWLRARKHSKDETKPHNFLVAATHLKARPTGAQIL is encoded by the exons ATGGAGACgggcaggtgctgcagcactgccagaggGCTCGGCCATCCAGGAGGGAGCCCTGGTGCTGCCCCGTGCCAGCCTGGCCACTGCGGGAACCTACAGCTGCCACAGCGAGGACGGTGGCCTCCTGCACGCCGTGTCCCTGCGCATGGGGC AGCGTCTGACTATGAGAATTTCTCCTGCTCCTGGACCTCCAGTGTGGAGACTTTCCTCCCCACCAGATACATCACGACCTACAG GAAGAAGTCGCTGACGGGTGAAGAGAGGCGGAG GAACAAGAACGGGCACATGGGGCCATGCCTGCAGGATCCATCCCAGCCTGGCACCTGCACTGTCCATGGGTCAGAGTTCTGGAGCTCCTATCGCCTGAACATCACTGAGGTGAACCCGCTGGGCTCCAGCTTCCGTCTCCTTGACATCACCATGCAGGCCATCA TTAAGCCAGACCCTCCAGAGGGCTTGGTGGTGGAGCCCATCCCCCTGGCCCCACGGCGGCTCCTTGTGAGCTGGAAGTACCCTTCCTCTTGGCCCAAGGAGCCCCACTTCCAGCTCAGGTTCCGGCTCCAGTACCGGCCAGTCATCCACCGCTCCTGGTCCGTG GTGGAGACAGTAAACCTCTCCGAGGTGATCACGGATGCCTTTGCTGGGCTGGAGCACGTGGTCCAAGTCAGTGCCAAGGATTTCCTGGATGCGGGGAACTGGAGCGACTGGAGTGTGGAGGCCCGGGCAACACCAGTCACAG ACCCAGCCACCGTGGCAATAGAAGAAACCACTACCGACACCAGCCTAGAGAGCCTGGCTGAGGAGCCCTCCCAGGCTCCCAACCCTGAGCCCATCA ACCGCAGCGAACCCCTGGAGAAGACAGCCATCCTGGTGTCCCTCGGGATCTTCGCCTTCTTCGTACTGGCTGCTGCTCTTGTCATCACCATCCTCATCTG GCTCCGTGCGAGGAAACACAGCAAGGATGAAACCAAACCCCACAACTTCTTGGTTGCTGCCACCCACTTGAAGGCAAGGCCAA CAGGGGCTCAGATCCTGTAG